A stretch of the Arachis stenosperma cultivar V10309 chromosome 6, arast.V10309.gnm1.PFL2, whole genome shotgun sequence genome encodes the following:
- the LOC130933031 gene encoding transcription factor MYB61-like produces the protein MGRHSCCYKQKLRKGLWSPEEDEKLLRHITKYGHGCWSSVPKQAGLQRCGKSCRLRWINYLRPDLKRGTFSQEEENLIIELHAVLGNRWSQIAAQLPGRTDNEIKNLWNSCLKKKLRQRGIDPVTHKPLSEIENGLSEEKEKALSNDNELNLLRSESSNKSDGASSYDHQQQQQQGFVPTTTEMEGSSSTNKDMFLDTTRFMANTCSDFMGNYNMSYASSSSNVTVTDNNNWFTQTSRPSFDINSDFLPASFCYKPESLKNTNMLSSSSSSWGLITDCSMEEAEEAKWSDYLHNQMLMLAAVQNNNSNNNQASLCNEIKPLPSTTTVTTPPPPHLVPDTLGAIMLPHSKNQHHHTSQTSSTTTFSKDIQNLTAAFGHI, from the exons ATGGGAAGACACTCTTGCTGTTACAAGCAGAAGCTTCGGAAGGGTCTATGGTCTCCTGAAGAGGATGAAAAGCTTCTCAGACATATCACTAAGTACGGTCATGGATGTTGGAGCTCTGTTCCTAAGCAAGCAG GTTTGCAGAGGTGTGGTAAGAGTTGCAGGCTTAGGTGGATTAATTACTTAAGGCCTGATTTAAAGAGAGGTACATTTTCTCAGGAGGAAGAAAATCTCATCATTGAACTTCATGCTGTGTTAGGGAATAG ATGGTCTCAGATTGCGGCGCAGCTTCCGGGGAGGACAGACAATGAAATCAAGAATCTGTGGAATTcatgcttgaagaagaagctgaGGCAAAGAGGCATAGACCCTGTTACACACAAGCCATTATCTGAGATTGAGAATGGATTGTcagaggagaaagagaaagcatTGTCCAATGATAATGAATTGAACTTGTTGAGATCAGAGAGTTCCAATAAGTCTGATGGAGCTTCTTCCTATgatcatcaacaacaacaacaacaaggaTTTGTTCCAACAACAACAGAGATGGAAGGTTCTTCTTCCACTAACAAGGACATGTTCCTTGACACTACAAGGTTCATGGCTAACACTTGCTCAGATTTTATGGGAAATTACAACATGAGTTATGCATCATCATCTTCCAATGTCACTGTCACCGACAACAACAATTGGTTCACACAAACATCAAGGCCTTCTTTTGATATCAACTCAGATTTCCTACCTGCTTCCTTTTGCTACAAGCCAGAATCTCTCAAGAACACCAACatgctttcttcttcttcttcttcatgggGATTGATCACAGATTGCAGCATGGAAGAAGCAGAAGAGGCAAAGTGGTCTGACTATCTTCACAATCAAATGTTGATGCTTGCAGCTGTTCAgaacaacaacagcaacaacaaccaAGCTTCTTTATGCAATGAGATAAAGCCTCTTCCTTCAACCACCACAGTAacaacaccaccaccaccacattTGGTTCCTGATACTTTAGGGGCTATCATGTTACCTCATTCCAAGAATCAACATCACCATACATCACAAACTTCTTCTACCACCACCTTTTCCAAGGATATCCAGAACCTAACAGCAGCCTTTGGACATATATAA